The following coding sequences lie in one Miscanthus floridulus cultivar M001 chromosome 9, ASM1932011v1, whole genome shotgun sequence genomic window:
- the LOC136480096 gene encoding uncharacterized protein — protein sequence MDRGSGLNILYASTLDKMGIPWNSMCPSKAPFYGIMSGKEAMPLGCICLNVTFGQPDNFRKEPLTFEVVDLPSVYHTLLDRPCFAKFMVVPNYTYLKLKMPSPKGVIIVEGNFEQA from the coding sequence atggacaggggcagcggcctcaacatactctatgctAGCACCCTTGACAAGATGGGCATCCCTTGGAATAGCATGTGCCCCAGCAAGGCGCCATTCTATGGGATCATGTCAGGAAAGGAAGCCATGCCCCTCGGGTGCATTTGTCTCAATGTCACCTTCGGCCAGCCGGACAACTTCCgcaaggagccactcaccttcgaggtggtcgactTACCCAGcgtctaccacaccctcctcgaTCGACCGTGttttgccaagttcatggttgtccccaactacacctacctcaagctcaagatgcctagCCCAAAGGGGGTCATCATCGTTGAGGGCAACTTTGAGCAAGCCTAG